A window of the Flavobacterium sangjuense genome harbors these coding sequences:
- the gltX gene encoding glutamate--tRNA ligase: MSKAVRVRFAPSPTGPLHIGGVRTALFNYLFAKKNNGVFYLRIEDTDQNRFVPGAEQYIFEALEWLGIAPSETVGKNEKFGPYRQSERKELYKQYADKLINSGWAYYAFDTAEALDFHRKQHEEQGKTFIYNWHNREKLDTSLVLSKEETDNRIAAGEAYVVRFKTPVNETLHLHDIIRGDISFETNLLDDKVLFKSDGMPTYHLANIVDDHLMETSHVIRGEEWLPSMPLHSLLYKAFNWEAPEFAHLPLILKPIGNGKLSKRDGDKLGFPVFPLEWKSEEGVSSGYRENGFFPEAVINFLALLGWNDGTDQELFSLEELVEKFDLNRVHKAGAKFDPDKNKWFNHQYLQKQSDESLAKAYAPLLTEKGITVENGKLVRIVSLIKERANFVSEFWEMSNFFFEAPTSYDEKAAKNWKEDTPRTMQELISVLENISDFTSVNIETVVKDWMTQNEIGMGKVMQPFRLSLVGALKGPHLFDIVELIGKEETIKRLQKAIVSL, translated from the coding sequence ATGTCAAAAGCTGTCAGAGTTCGTTTTGCTCCAAGTCCAACCGGACCGTTACATATTGGAGGTGTTAGAACTGCCTTATTTAATTACTTATTTGCAAAAAAAAATAATGGTGTTTTTTATCTTAGGATTGAAGATACCGATCAAAACCGTTTCGTTCCAGGAGCGGAACAATATATTTTCGAAGCTCTTGAATGGTTGGGAATTGCACCAAGTGAAACTGTTGGAAAGAACGAAAAATTTGGACCTTACCGTCAATCAGAACGAAAAGAGTTGTACAAACAATATGCTGACAAATTGATAAATTCAGGTTGGGCTTATTATGCATTTGATACTGCGGAAGCATTAGATTTTCACAGAAAACAGCATGAAGAACAAGGAAAAACATTTATCTACAACTGGCACAATCGTGAAAAGCTAGATACATCTTTGGTACTTTCAAAAGAAGAAACCGATAATAGAATAGCAGCTGGCGAAGCTTATGTTGTACGTTTTAAAACACCGGTAAATGAGACTTTGCATTTGCATGACATCATTCGTGGTGATATTAGTTTTGAAACAAATTTGTTAGACGATAAAGTTTTATTCAAATCTGATGGAATGCCGACTTATCATTTGGCTAATATCGTTGATGACCATTTAATGGAAACTTCACATGTAATTCGTGGTGAAGAATGGCTGCCATCAATGCCTTTACACTCATTATTATACAAAGCCTTTAATTGGGAAGCGCCTGAATTCGCACATTTACCATTAATTTTAAAACCAATTGGAAACGGAAAATTATCAAAACGTGATGGCGATAAATTAGGATTTCCGGTATTCCCTTTGGAATGGAAGTCGGAAGAAGGTGTTTCATCCGGTTATAGAGAAAACGGATTTTTTCCTGAAGCTGTGATTAACTTTTTAGCGTTGTTGGGCTGGAATGACGGTACCGATCAAGAGTTATTTTCGTTAGAAGAATTAGTAGAAAAGTTTGATTTAAACCGAGTTCATAAAGCCGGAGCTAAATTCGACCCGGACAAAAACAAATGGTTCAATCACCAATATTTGCAAAAGCAAAGTGATGAAAGTTTGGCGAAAGCCTATGCTCCTTTGCTTACCGAAAAAGGAATTACTGTAGAAAATGGCAAATTAGTTAGGATAGTTTCTTTAATAAAAGAGCGTGCAAACTTTGTTTCAGAGTTCTGGGAAATGAGTAATTTCTTTTTTGAAGCTCCAACATCTTATGATGAAAAAGCAGCCAAAAACTGGAAAGAAGATACGCCAAGAACTATGCAGGAATTAATTTCTGTGTTAGAAAATATCAGTGATTTTACTTCTGTAAATATCGAAACTGTTGTCAAAGACTGGATGACACAAAACGAAATCGGAATGGGAAAAGTAATGCAGCCGTTTCGCTTGAGTTTGGTTGGCGCCTTAAAAGGACCACATCTATTTGACATTGTTGAATTAATCGGAAAAGAAGAAACCATCAAACGATTACAAAAAGCAATCGTAAGTTTATAA
- a CDS encoding outer membrane beta-barrel protein, producing MTILLLLISTIGFAQYGRRDSNMIGVTLGLNQFSVSTSDFEAKPGTGWNVGLSMRGNFYNDWDALYGIQFSEYNFKVATLNQTLQDRETNFKLPCANITFQLSYKLIENHLSFEFGPMVQINGKLQVEKTEEDNLIIGDEETTAKDMTNISHVSFYPLVGVTAGVRNVRLNVSYQYGINNILGKNDAGYSGHASVINGNIIFYF from the coding sequence ATGACAATCCTTTTATTGTTGATATCAACAATAGGATTTGCACAATACGGACGAAGAGATTCCAATATGATTGGAGTTACTTTAGGATTAAATCAATTTAGTGTAAGCACTTCAGATTTTGAAGCAAAGCCAGGAACAGGTTGGAATGTTGGGCTTTCGATGCGGGGAAATTTCTATAACGATTGGGATGCGCTATATGGAATTCAGTTTAGCGAATACAATTTCAAAGTGGCAACTTTAAACCAAACGCTTCAAGATAGAGAAACCAATTTTAAATTGCCTTGTGCCAACATAACTTTTCAGTTGAGTTATAAACTTATTGAAAACCATTTGAGTTTTGAATTTGGCCCAATGGTTCAAATCAATGGAAAATTACAGGTAGAAAAAACAGAAGAAGACAACCTGATTATAGGCGATGAAGAGACTACCGCAAAGGATATGACCAATATCAGCCATGTTAGTTTTTATCCACTTGTTGGTGTTACAGCCGGAGTTAGAAATGTGAGACTGAATGTTTCGTATCAATACGGAATAAATAATATACTTGGAAAAAATGATGCCGGTTATAGCGGTCATGCTTCTGTTATCAATGGGAATATTATTTTCTATTTCTAA
- a CDS encoding SPFH domain-containing protein, translating to MPIIAIIIFLGVIILFSSFFTVKQQTAVVVERFGKFLSIRNSGLQLKIPIIDRIAGRVNLRIQQLDVIIETQTKDNVFIKMKVSVQFKVIQEHVYEAFYKLEYPHDQITAYVFDVVRAEVPKLILDDVFVRKDDIAIAVKRELNEAMTTYGYDIINTLVTDIDPDIQVKNAMNRINAAEREKTAAMFESDAQRIRIVAKAKAEAESKKLQGQGIADQRREIAKGLVESVDVLNKVGINSQEASALIVITQHYDTLQAIGADTNSNLILLPNSPQAASDMLNNMVTSFTASSIMGEQMKNQPKRVKKTGNHSSLDYNPSDTSNPEEPAK from the coding sequence ATGCCAATTATCGCTATTATTATTTTTCTTGGTGTTATCATTTTGTTCTCTTCATTTTTTACGGTAAAACAACAGACTGCCGTTGTTGTTGAACGATTCGGTAAGTTCTTAAGTATCCGAAATTCCGGTTTACAGCTTAAGATTCCAATCATTGATCGTATTGCCGGTCGTGTGAATTTAAGAATTCAACAATTGGACGTTATCATCGAAACACAAACCAAAGACAATGTGTTTATCAAAATGAAAGTCTCTGTTCAGTTTAAAGTAATTCAGGAACACGTTTACGAAGCTTTTTATAAATTGGAATATCCACATGATCAAATCACCGCTTATGTTTTTGACGTAGTTCGTGCTGAAGTTCCAAAGTTAATTTTGGATGATGTTTTCGTTAGAAAAGATGACATCGCAATTGCCGTTAAACGTGAATTAAACGAAGCCATGACAACCTATGGTTACGATATTATCAATACTTTGGTAACCGATATTGACCCTGATATTCAAGTGAAAAATGCAATGAACAGAATCAACGCTGCCGAAAGGGAAAAAACAGCAGCCATGTTCGAATCGGATGCACAACGAATCAGAATTGTTGCCAAAGCAAAAGCGGAAGCAGAAAGCAAAAAATTGCAAGGACAAGGTATTGCGGATCAGCGTAGAGAAATTGCAAAAGGGTTGGTAGAAAGTGTTGATGTTTTAAACAAAGTTGGTATCAATTCACAAGAAGCTTCAGCTTTGATTGTAATTACACAACATTATGACACGCTTCAGGCAATTGGTGCTGATACTAATTCGAACTTGATTTTATTACCAAATTCACCACAAGCCGCAAGTGACATGTTGAACAATATGGTAACTAGTTTTACGGCTTCGAGCATTATGGGAGAACAGATGAAAAATCAACCTAAAAGAGTTAAGAAAACAGGAAATCATTCTTCGTTAGATTATAATCCATCTGATACTTCTAACCCCGAAGAACCGGCAAAATAA
- a CDS encoding DUF6327 family protein, translating into METKKYSSYAEINHDLEILKLEKEIHYKKMLLSIDKTKESFLPSKPVLFVNDLYKKIFSGSLGTILKIAIPYAINWYINRKRGD; encoded by the coding sequence ATGGAAACTAAAAAATATTCCTCTTACGCCGAAATCAATCACGATTTAGAAATTCTGAAACTGGAAAAAGAAATTCATTATAAAAAAATGCTGTTGAGTATTGACAAGACAAAAGAAAGTTTCCTTCCTTCAAAACCGGTTTTGTTTGTAAACGATTTGTATAAAAAGATATTTTCAGGTTCGCTTGGAACGATTTTAAAGATTGCTATTCCGTATGCAATCAATTGGTATATAAACAGAAAAAGAGGCGATTAA
- a CDS encoding phage holin family protein: MALEEIKENVEDIQENAKAYIETSIAYYKLWGFKVAMKSTTLALKFFLIAICLVIVLLFISVAGALALGNLFGSYPLGFLIVAGIYLVLAFLLFLVKDKIVEGPILEKFSEIFFNED, translated from the coding sequence ATGGCATTAGAAGAAATAAAAGAAAACGTTGAAGACATTCAGGAGAATGCCAAAGCGTATATAGAAACCAGCATAGCTTATTATAAACTATGGGGTTTTAAAGTTGCGATGAAATCAACGACTTTGGCGCTCAAATTTTTCCTTATAGCTATTTGCCTTGTCATAGTTTTACTTTTTATATCGGTTGCCGGAGCTTTGGCTTTGGGTAATTTATTCGGTAGTTATCCGCTTGGTTTTTTGATTGTAGCCGGAATTTATTTGGTGTTGGCATTTCTTTTATTTTTGGTGAAAGACAAAATAGTGGAAGGACCAATTTTGGAAAAATTCTCAGAAATATTTTTTAACGAAGATTAA
- a CDS encoding YtxH domain-containing protein, whose product MSTKNGNGLLALLAGAAIGAAIGILFAPDKGSKTREKIKEGLDDLKDETKEKFSKTKDELKETVEDLLSNSSYKAEEAITFLEEKLAELKKQNAKLQK is encoded by the coding sequence ATGTCAACTAAAAACGGAAATGGACTTTTAGCACTTTTAGCAGGTGCGGCAATTGGAGCTGCAATCGGAATTTTATTTGCTCCGGATAAAGGTTCAAAAACCAGAGAAAAAATAAAAGAAGGCTTGGATGATTTAAAAGACGAAACCAAAGAGAAATTTTCAAAAACAAAAGATGAGTTAAAAGAAACGGTTGAAGATTTACTTTCTAATTCGAGTTATAAAGCCGAAGAAGCAATTACCTTTTTGGAAGAGAAATTAGCCGAGCTTAAAAAACAAAACGCCAAACTTCAGAAATAA
- a CDS encoding glutamine--tRNA ligase/YqeY domain fusion protein: MSTEEKSLNFIEQIIEEDLKKGLSNDKLRFRFPPEPNGYLHVGHASAICLNFGLGIDYQAPVNLRFDDTNPAKEEQEYVDAIKKDIEWLGYEWSNECYASDYFQQLYDWAIEFIKKGKAYVDSQSSEDMAIQKGTPTTPGTNSPYRDRSVEENLDLFTRMKNGEFPNGTHILRAKISMGANNMLMRDPIMYRILHAHHHRTGNDWCIYPMYDWAHGESDYLEQISHSFCTLEFLPHRELYDWFLDQVYDDTKVRPKQREFARRNLSHTVVSKRKLLQLVEEKHVKAWDDPRMSTISGMRRRGYPPMAIRNFANTIGIAKRENLIDVSLLEFCVRDILNKTAPRVMAVLNPVKLVITNYPEGKEEILDAENSQEDESLGFRKVPFSRELYIEREDFQEEANKKFFRLTLGTEVRLKNAYIIKGESVIKDAAGNITEIHCTYDEDSRSGSGTEASQRKVKGTIHWVSINHAIEAEVRIYDRLFTHENPDGDKDVDFKEYINPNSLEVITGYLEPSLATVKNGERFQFQRLGYYCVDKDSSSEKLVFNKTVGLRDTWAKVESKE; this comes from the coding sequence ATGTCAACAGAAGAGAAGTCCCTCAATTTCATTGAACAAATTATCGAAGAGGATTTGAAAAAAGGTTTGTCCAACGACAAATTGCGTTTTCGTTTTCCGCCTGAGCCAAACGGTTATTTACACGTTGGTCATGCCAGTGCGATTTGTTTAAACTTTGGTTTAGGAATTGATTATCAGGCGCCAGTTAACCTGCGCTTTGATGATACAAATCCGGCGAAAGAAGAGCAGGAATATGTAGATGCTATCAAAAAGGATATCGAATGGCTTGGCTACGAATGGAGTAACGAATGTTATGCTTCTGATTATTTTCAGCAATTATACGATTGGGCAATTGAGTTTATTAAGAAAGGAAAAGCCTATGTTGACAGTCAGTCTTCTGAAGACATGGCAATCCAAAAAGGAACACCAACAACTCCCGGAACAAATTCGCCTTATAGAGATCGTTCGGTTGAAGAGAATTTAGATTTGTTTACACGAATGAAAAACGGAGAATTTCCAAACGGAACGCATATTCTTCGTGCCAAAATAAGTATGGGCGCCAACAATATGTTGATGCGTGACCCAATTATGTACCGAATTCTGCACGCACATCATCACAGAACCGGAAATGATTGGTGTATTTATCCAATGTATGACTGGGCGCATGGCGAAAGTGATTACTTGGAACAAATTTCACATTCATTTTGTACGCTTGAATTTTTGCCTCACCGTGAGTTATACGATTGGTTTTTAGACCAGGTTTATGATGATACTAAAGTGCGTCCGAAGCAAAGAGAGTTTGCCCGTAGAAATTTGTCGCATACAGTAGTTTCTAAAAGAAAGCTGTTGCAATTAGTAGAAGAAAAGCATGTTAAGGCTTGGGATGATCCGAGAATGAGTACAATTTCAGGAATGAGAAGACGCGGTTATCCGCCAATGGCGATTCGAAATTTTGCCAATACAATTGGGATTGCAAAACGTGAGAATCTGATTGATGTTTCACTTTTGGAATTTTGTGTACGGGATATTTTGAATAAAACAGCACCAAGGGTAATGGCTGTTTTAAATCCGGTTAAGTTGGTTATTACCAATTATCCCGAAGGAAAAGAAGAAATTTTAGATGCCGAAAACAGTCAGGAAGACGAAAGCTTAGGTTTTAGAAAAGTTCCTTTTTCAAGAGAATTATATATCGAAAGAGAAGATTTTCAGGAAGAAGCAAACAAGAAGTTTTTCCGATTGACATTAGGAACAGAGGTTCGTTTGAAAAATGCCTACATCATTAAAGGCGAAAGCGTTATAAAAGATGCTGCCGGAAATATAACCGAAATTCATTGTACTTACGATGAAGATTCACGCAGCGGAAGCGGAACAGAAGCTTCTCAACGAAAAGTAAAAGGAACGATTCACTGGGTTTCTATCAATCACGCGATTGAAGCGGAAGTTCGTATTTATGACCGTCTTTTTACGCATGAAAATCCGGATGGTGATAAAGATGTAGATTTCAAAGAATACATAAACCCAAATTCACTTGAAGTAATTACAGGATATTTAGAGCCAAGTTTGGCTACAGTCAAAAATGGAGAGCGATTCCAATTTCAACGTTTGGGATATTATTGTGTTGATAAAGATTCTTCTTCCGAAAAATTGGTTTTTAATAAAACGGTTGGCTTAAGAGATACTTGGGCAAAAGTGGAAAGTAAAGAATAA
- the folB gene encoding dihydroneopterin aldolase, with translation MGTIKLQNIRTFSFHGCLEEEGRIGSDYRVDLEIKTDLRKSSVSDELKDTVDYVLLNKIVVEEMAIRSKLLEHVAHRIITRVFKEIPAVSRILLAVSKLNPPIGGDVEAVTIEMEEYRS, from the coding sequence ATGGGAACCATAAAACTTCAAAATATAAGAACTTTTTCCTTTCACGGCTGCTTAGAAGAAGAAGGCAGAATTGGTTCGGATTATCGTGTGGATTTGGAAATCAAAACCGATTTGAGGAAATCTTCTGTTTCTGATGAGCTCAAAGACACCGTTGATTATGTGCTTTTAAACAAAATTGTTGTAGAAGAAATGGCCATTCGTTCCAAATTATTAGAGCATGTGGCACACCGGATTATAACCAGAGTCTTTAAAGAAATTCCGGCTGTATCCCGAATTCTTTTAGCGGTTTCAAAACTCAATCCTCCTATTGGTGGTGATGTTGAAGCGGTTACTATTGAAATGGAAGAATATAGAAGTTAA
- a CDS encoding LysE family translocator — protein sequence MILLQDILSAIPLGFFLSFMIGPVFFVLLETSVVKGFRAAIVFDAGVVLADIVFITIAFFSSYRLIQSIKDDPALFIFGGLVMLTYGIISFVNNQKESKKIKIDEIDPKELAKTNYLSLFIKGFFLNFINIGVLGFWLAILITIGPQLELKTSRMLTFFSTLIVTYFVTDIFKILLAKQLRNQLNQKNILLIKKFISIVLIVSGLFLLSQGWFPKEQKIVNKAFEELEHKQ from the coding sequence ATGATTTTACTTCAAGATATTTTATCTGCCATTCCGCTTGGTTTCTTTCTAAGTTTTATGATTGGACCAGTATTCTTTGTATTACTCGAAACCAGCGTTGTTAAAGGATTTAGAGCCGCAATTGTTTTTGATGCAGGTGTGGTTTTAGCGGATATTGTCTTTATTACCATTGCTTTTTTTAGTAGTTATCGATTAATCCAGAGTATTAAAGATGATCCGGCTTTGTTTATTTTTGGTGGATTAGTAATGTTGACATATGGCATTATTTCTTTTGTGAATAACCAAAAAGAATCCAAAAAAATTAAGATTGACGAAATTGACCCAAAAGAGTTGGCTAAAACCAATTATCTTTCTTTGTTCATCAAAGGTTTTTTCCTCAATTTTATCAATATTGGCGTACTCGGATTTTGGTTAGCAATTCTTATAACTATTGGTCCGCAACTGGAATTAAAAACCTCCAGAATGCTGACTTTTTTCTCCACATTAATTGTTACTTATTTTGTAACCGATATTTTCAAAATACTTTTAGCCAAACAATTACGTAACCAACTCAATCAAAAAAACATACTTTTAATTAAGAAGTTCATCAGCATTGTTTTGATTGTTTCGGGTTTATTTCTACTTAGTCAAGGCTGGTTTCCAAAAGAGCAAAAAATCGTAAATAAAGCTTTTGAAGAACTGGAGCATAAACAGTAA
- a CDS encoding head GIN domain-containing protein, producing MKKIVFSLLLISTVAFAQETKNAGDFNKVTSFDRIDVFLVQSDENKVQLDGKEADEVELVNKNGELKIRMPLTKLLEGDNISVTVYYKKITRVEANEGSRIACGDKINSVVFDVIAKEGSEVKLILDVEKLNVRTANGSKVSLEGNADIQDVLVNSGGIYEAEKLESQITTVACNAGGEAAVFATNIVDAKVRAGGEITIFGKPKQITKKIVAGGTIEQAK from the coding sequence ATGAAAAAAATAGTTTTTAGTTTATTGTTAATCAGTACAGTTGCTTTTGCTCAGGAAACAAAAAACGCGGGAGATTTTAATAAAGTAACTTCCTTTGACCGCATTGATGTTTTTCTTGTTCAAAGTGATGAAAACAAAGTGCAGCTCGATGGAAAAGAAGCTGATGAAGTAGAATTAGTCAATAAAAATGGGGAATTAAAAATTAGAATGCCATTGACTAAGTTATTGGAAGGTGATAACATTTCGGTAACGGTTTATTATAAAAAAATAACTCGAGTCGAAGCTAATGAAGGTTCCAGAATTGCTTGTGGCGATAAAATTAATTCGGTTGTATTTGATGTAATTGCTAAAGAAGGTTCTGAAGTAAAGTTGATTTTAGATGTTGAAAAATTGAATGTCAGAACAGCAAATGGCTCAAAGGTTTCATTGGAAGGAAACGCTGATATTCAGGATGTTTTGGTTAATTCGGGTGGAATTTATGAAGCTGAAAAATTAGAATCACAAATAACTACTGTTGCATGCAATGCCGGTGGTGAAGCAGCTGTTTTTGCAACAAATATTGTTGATGCTAAAGTTAGAGCCGGTGGCGAGATTACTATTTTTGGGAAGCCAAAACAAATCACCAAAAAGATTGTAGCCGGCGGAACAATTGAACAGGCAAAGTAG
- the rnr gene encoding ribonuclease R: MSKKHKKFGKNEKTFSEKIFKILSKNANKPFNYKQIAAILELDDTKSRNEIIKDLKILAAQKLIIESEPGKYLVKASSQQYYEGVVDMTSRKTGYFVCDELENDVFIPFINLNHALDGDKVKAYVYNRRSSRKPEAEVIEIIERHKTEFVGVVDIQKNFGFVTTANAKMYTDIFIPKNKLADAEHGDVVLVKLEDWPVKADSPFGSVIKVLGKPGEHNTEIHAILAEYGLPYDFPIEVEAYANKLDTSITQNEIDKRRDMRKVLTFTIDPKDAKDFDDALSFQVLENGNYEIGVHIADVSHYLKEGTILDDEAYKRATSVYLVDRVVPMLPEVLSNFACSLRPHEEKYTFSAIFQLNAKAEVLDSWFGRTIIYSDQRFAYEEAQSIIETKSDIIPAEISLTGKEYKVPAEIVAATLKQDELAKILRRKRMADGAISFDKVEVKFNLNAESEPVGVFFKISKDANHLIEEFMLLANRKVAEFIGKQKKTFIYRIHDEPNEDKLINLQTVISKFGYAINMKSKQDISKSLNKLLNDVNGKKEQNLVDTLTIRSMSKAKYSTENIGHYGLAFDYYSHFTSPIRRYPDVMAHRLLQYYLDGGKSVNQDDYEEKCAHSSDMEGLAAQAERDSVKYMQVKYMQDHQDQEFLGVISGVTEWGIYVEIIENKCEGMVRIREIKEDYYTFDEKQYALVGQATQSILQLGDEVFVKVKNADLVKKQLDFHFIRRNE, from the coding sequence ATGAGTAAGAAACACAAAAAGTTCGGAAAAAATGAAAAGACCTTTTCCGAAAAGATATTTAAGATACTTTCAAAAAACGCAAATAAACCTTTTAACTACAAACAGATCGCTGCTATTTTAGAATTGGATGATACCAAAAGCAGGAACGAAATTATAAAAGATTTAAAAATCCTGGCCGCTCAAAAACTGATTATTGAATCGGAACCCGGAAAGTATTTAGTTAAAGCTTCAAGCCAGCAATATTATGAAGGCGTTGTGGATATGACTTCCAGAAAAACCGGATATTTTGTTTGCGATGAATTAGAAAACGATGTCTTTATTCCGTTTATAAATCTGAATCATGCTTTAGATGGCGACAAAGTAAAAGCTTATGTTTATAACCGAAGAAGCTCCAGAAAGCCAGAAGCAGAAGTAATTGAAATCATCGAAAGACACAAAACGGAATTTGTTGGTGTAGTTGATATTCAGAAGAATTTCGGATTTGTAACTACAGCGAATGCCAAAATGTACACGGATATTTTTATTCCAAAAAATAAATTAGCCGATGCCGAACATGGTGATGTGGTTTTAGTAAAATTAGAAGATTGGCCTGTAAAAGCAGATTCGCCTTTTGGTTCAGTGATAAAAGTGCTTGGAAAACCAGGCGAACACAATACTGAAATTCACGCCATTTTAGCTGAATATGGATTGCCTTATGATTTCCCTATTGAAGTAGAAGCTTATGCAAATAAATTAGACACTTCGATAACGCAAAATGAAATTGATAAACGTCGCGATATGCGAAAAGTATTGACGTTTACGATTGATCCAAAAGATGCAAAAGATTTTGATGATGCTTTATCTTTTCAGGTCTTAGAAAACGGAAACTATGAAATTGGTGTTCATATTGCTGATGTTTCGCATTATCTAAAGGAAGGAACAATCTTAGATGATGAAGCATACAAACGAGCAACTTCGGTTTATTTGGTTGACAGAGTTGTACCAATGTTGCCTGAAGTGTTATCAAATTTTGCGTGTTCACTTCGTCCGCATGAAGAAAAATATACGTTCTCAGCGATTTTTCAATTGAATGCTAAAGCCGAAGTTTTAGATTCCTGGTTTGGAAGAACAATAATTTATTCCGACCAGCGTTTTGCTTATGAAGAAGCACAAAGTATTATTGAAACAAAATCGGATATAATTCCGGCGGAAATTTCTTTGACCGGAAAAGAATATAAAGTTCCGGCAGAAATTGTAGCAGCGACTTTAAAACAAGATGAATTAGCTAAAATTCTACGTAGAAAAAGAATGGCTGATGGCGCGATTTCGTTTGATAAAGTTGAAGTAAAATTCAATTTGAATGCAGAATCAGAACCAGTTGGTGTTTTCTTCAAAATATCAAAAGATGCTAATCATCTGATTGAAGAATTCATGTTGTTAGCCAATAGAAAAGTAGCGGAATTCATTGGGAAACAAAAGAAAACATTCATTTATCGAATTCACGATGAACCAAACGAAGACAAATTAATCAATCTGCAAACGGTTATTTCTAAGTTTGGTTATGCGATAAACATGAAATCCAAACAAGATATTTCAAAATCATTGAATAAATTATTGAATGATGTCAATGGAAAAAAAGAGCAGAATTTGGTAGATACGTTGACGATTCGAAGTATGAGCAAAGCCAAATATTCCACAGAAAATATTGGGCATTATGGTTTGGCGTTTGATTATTACAGTCATTTTACTTCGCCAATTCGAAGATATCCTGATGTGATGGCACACCGATTATTGCAATATTATTTAGATGGAGGAAAAAGTGTAAATCAGGATGATTACGAAGAAAAATGTGCGCATTCGAGCGATATGGAAGGTTTGGCAGCACAAGCCGAAAGAGATTCGGTGAAATACATGCAGGTAAAATACATGCAGGATCATCAGGATCAGGAGTTTCTTGGCGTGATTTCCGGAGTTACCGAATGGGGAATTTATGTTGAAATCATCGAAAATAAATGCGAAGGCATGGTTCGAATACGTGAAATAAAAGAAGATTATTATACGTTTGACGAAAAGCAATACGCTTTGGTTGGTCAGGCAACGCAGAGTATTTTACAACTTGGTGACGAGGTTTTTGTGAAAGTAAAAAATGCCGATTTAGTTAAGAAACAATTGGATTTCCATTTTATTAGAAGAAATGAATAA
- the rpiB gene encoding ribose 5-phosphate isomerase B — protein sequence MKISIGNDHAGPDYKKAIVDFLKQKGYEILNHGTDTFDSVDYPDFGHPVAIDVETGKADFGVVICGSGNGINMTVNKHQGIRSALCWTKEIAALARQHNDANIISIPARFTSIQQAVEMVDTFLNTNFEGGRHANRVNKIACQ from the coding sequence ATGAAAATATCAATTGGAAACGATCACGCAGGTCCGGATTACAAGAAAGCAATTGTTGACTTTTTAAAACAAAAAGGATACGAAATATTAAACCATGGAACCGATACTTTTGACAGTGTTGATTATCCCGATTTTGGTCATCCTGTTGCAATAGATGTAGAAACGGGAAAGGCAGATTTTGGTGTGGTGATTTGTGGTTCCGGAAACGGAATTAATATGACAGTGAATAAGCATCAAGGTATTCGTTCCGCATTATGCTGGACAAAAGAAATTGCAGCTTTAGCACGCCAACATAACGATGCCAATATTATCAGTATTCCGGCTAGATTTACTTCAATACAACAAGCAGTTGAAATGGTTGACACTTTTTTAAACACTAATTTTGAAGGAGGAAGACACGCAAACAGAGTGAATAAAATCGCCTGTCAATAG